One window from the genome of Elusimicrobiota bacterium encodes:
- a CDS encoding FAD-binding oxidoreductase, with translation MSSSVWIDELKKIVGAADLIEDPDRLASFAGDEFSLPTFRQNPLAAVRPHNAEEISRILKLANQHKIPVTPRGGGTGLCGACVPSPEGIVLLFDHLNRVLEVDKENLMVSVEAGVPLHDLYAVIEKDGLFFPPHPGADTAQIGGVIATNAGGSRAVKYGTLRNFLRGAEVVLPQGEILQLGGKLVKNSTGFNLLHLLVGSEGLLGVFTKAVIALLPKPRHTATLIVPYPTIAQAIGTVPEIIRRNLEPLAVEFMEADSIALTEERLHRKWPAKGAQAYLMIIVEASGLAELEALWVTLQELCEKHGAGEIFVAESESQQKDVLDFRSQMYEAMKPLCLEILDIVVPRSAIAAHVEAVHAIERKFGVWLPTYGHAGDGNVHSHIMRVAFKDGKPDFRKQLDWDALYHPIRDALHADARQRGGMVSGEHGIGLAKKEYLSEFVGPGAVTLMRGIKYLLDPNHILNPGKVF, from the coding sequence GTGTCTTCCTCCGTATGGATTGATGAGCTGAAGAAAATTGTTGGGGCGGCGGATCTGATTGAGGATCCGGACCGGCTGGCGAGTTTCGCCGGGGATGAGTTTTCCCTTCCAACCTTCCGCCAGAATCCCCTCGCTGCGGTCCGGCCGCACAACGCCGAGGAAATTTCCCGAATTCTGAAACTGGCCAACCAACACAAGATCCCGGTCACCCCACGCGGAGGCGGTACGGGACTTTGCGGCGCGTGCGTGCCTTCGCCCGAAGGGATCGTTCTCTTGTTCGATCACCTGAACCGCGTCCTCGAGGTCGACAAAGAAAACCTCATGGTCTCTGTTGAAGCCGGCGTCCCATTACACGATCTCTACGCGGTGATTGAAAAAGATGGTCTCTTCTTCCCCCCGCATCCCGGCGCAGACACCGCGCAGATCGGCGGAGTGATCGCCACCAATGCCGGAGGATCACGTGCCGTTAAATACGGGACGTTGCGGAATTTCCTGCGCGGGGCTGAGGTGGTACTGCCGCAGGGCGAAATTCTTCAGCTCGGCGGCAAGCTGGTCAAAAACAGCACCGGTTTCAACCTGCTTCACTTATTGGTCGGATCCGAAGGCTTGCTGGGAGTCTTCACGAAGGCCGTTATCGCGCTTCTGCCAAAACCCCGGCATACCGCCACGCTGATCGTTCCCTACCCCACCATCGCGCAGGCGATTGGAACTGTTCCGGAGATTATCCGGCGAAACCTGGAACCGCTGGCCGTCGAGTTTATGGAAGCGGACAGCATCGCCCTGACGGAAGAACGCCTGCACCGGAAGTGGCCGGCCAAAGGCGCTCAGGCGTATCTCATGATTATCGTGGAGGCATCAGGACTGGCGGAACTGGAAGCGCTCTGGGTGACCCTGCAGGAACTTTGCGAGAAGCATGGCGCAGGTGAGATTTTTGTGGCGGAGTCGGAGTCTCAACAGAAAGACGTGCTCGACTTCCGCAGCCAGATGTATGAAGCGATGAAACCGCTGTGCCTGGAGATTCTGGATATCGTGGTGCCGCGCTCAGCGATTGCCGCGCATGTGGAAGCGGTTCACGCCATTGAGCGGAAATTCGGGGTCTGGCTGCCGACGTACGGCCACGCGGGCGACGGGAACGTTCACTCCCACATCATGCGGGTGGCTTTCAAAGACGGAAAACCGGATTTCAGGAAACAGTTGGACTGGGACGCGCTGTATCACCCGATCCGCGACGCTCTGCACGCTGACGCGCGCCAGCGCGGAGGCATGGTCTCAGGGGAGCACGGCATCGGGCTGGCGAAGAAAGAATACCTCTCAGAGTTTGTCGGCCCCGGCGCGGTCACCCTCATGCGCGGCATCAAGTACCTCCTCGACCCCAACCACATCCTCAACCCCGGCAAAGTCTTTTAG
- the metH gene encoding methionine synthase: MKRAELDRLLRERVLIFDGATGTNLQLYNPTIDDYAGLEGCTEILLDTHPEWIEELHASFFKAGCQVVETDSFGANRIVLADYGIADRAYELNVKAAKLAKKVARDFSSPDNPRFVAGSMGPGTKLPSLGHTTFDVLRQNYAEQASGLIAGGVDLLLIETCQDILQVKAAIAGSFDALAKAKADLPVMVQVTVEATGTLLLGTEIPAVITALEPYPIASLGMNCATGPQEMSEHVHTLSQQWPRYISVLPNAGLPENVGGRAVYKLTPDDFAAHLKDFVTRYGVNIVGGCCGTTPAHLAKAVEAVKNLTPGPRKPETVAGCSSLYIQVPFRQEPKPLIIGERTNANGSKKFRELLAQNDYDALAEMGKEEAAEGAHLIDLCTAYVGRDEAHDMIECVSRMTQQVRVPLMIDSTEPRVIEEALKRAGGRCIINSINLEDGEERMKAVCPLAKTYGAALVALTIDEQGMAKDRDRKVAIAKRIHDLAVGRFGLRPEDLLFDTLTFTLGSGDDAFRKAGLETIEAIRRIKIELPGVHTVLGVSNISFGLAPRVRQVLNSVFLHYAIEAGLDGAIVNAKKILPLYKIDATGRELARRLIFDERKFTSSPAGSGGGSMPGSPTTTSGMTAGDNRVMVFDPLTALMTHYAQAEEVSADTKSKTPRTLEEQLKARIIDGNKQGIEKLLEEALKKYSPLDIINSILLDGMRVVGELFGKGQMQLPFVLQSAETMKAAVRTLEPFMPKSDAGRHKGKMVLATVKGDVHDIGKNLVDIILTNNGYKVVNLGIKMPIDDILKAAEKEKADAIGMSGLLVKSTAVMKENLEEMNRRGVKTPVILGGAALTRRFVEEDLRQLYEGYVFYGEDAFAGLRVMDELTNSAVEKKLTIYETRGGSGQTTKPGTDPVPAPAVFVPLKKPAAIPKPPFWGSRVARGISLKDVFPYINETALLKVRWGFSRGKTEQADYTKLMEETVQPLFQKWKDVCLKQQLLIPQVVYGYFPCQSEEDNLILYREDQKTEWLRFNFPRQRTSPQRSISDFFLPKESGRMDVLGCFIVTVGTKASEEAHALFKKNSYSDYLYLHGLSVETAEALAEYWHRRMREELRIQKEDAPEIREWFHQKYQGSRYSFGYPACPNLADQKKLFDLLQPERIQVSLSEEDQLVPEQSTSAIVVHHPEAKYFSV; the protein is encoded by the coding sequence ATGAAACGCGCTGAACTGGATCGGCTGCTGCGGGAACGGGTCCTGATCTTTGATGGAGCTACCGGGACCAATCTTCAGCTTTACAATCCGACGATCGACGATTACGCGGGGCTGGAAGGCTGCACCGAGATCCTGCTCGACACCCATCCCGAATGGATCGAGGAACTGCACGCTTCTTTCTTCAAGGCCGGCTGCCAGGTGGTGGAGACGGACTCCTTCGGCGCCAACCGCATCGTCCTGGCAGACTACGGGATTGCGGATCGCGCGTATGAACTGAACGTCAAAGCGGCGAAGCTGGCGAAAAAGGTCGCGCGCGATTTTAGTTCTCCGGACAACCCCCGCTTTGTGGCCGGCTCCATGGGCCCCGGAACCAAGCTGCCGTCACTGGGTCACACCACCTTCGATGTTCTCCGCCAGAACTACGCAGAGCAAGCCTCCGGGCTCATCGCCGGCGGCGTGGACCTGCTGCTGATCGAGACCTGCCAGGATATTCTCCAAGTTAAAGCCGCCATCGCAGGTTCCTTCGACGCCCTCGCCAAAGCCAAAGCGGACCTGCCGGTGATGGTGCAGGTGACGGTCGAGGCGACCGGCACGCTGCTTCTGGGCACGGAAATCCCCGCGGTGATCACCGCGCTGGAACCCTATCCGATCGCTTCGCTGGGGATGAACTGCGCCACCGGCCCGCAGGAGATGTCCGAGCACGTGCATACGCTGTCCCAGCAGTGGCCGCGCTATATCTCCGTGCTGCCAAACGCCGGTCTTCCGGAAAACGTCGGAGGACGCGCGGTTTATAAGCTGACGCCGGACGACTTCGCCGCGCATCTCAAGGATTTCGTCACCCGCTACGGTGTCAACATCGTCGGCGGCTGCTGCGGCACGACACCGGCGCATCTGGCGAAAGCCGTTGAAGCGGTGAAAAATCTCACGCCGGGCCCGCGCAAGCCTGAGACGGTCGCGGGCTGTTCCAGTCTTTATATCCAGGTCCCTTTCCGTCAGGAACCGAAGCCGCTGATCATCGGGGAACGCACGAACGCCAACGGCTCCAAGAAATTCCGCGAGCTCCTGGCCCAGAACGATTATGACGCCCTGGCGGAGATGGGCAAAGAAGAAGCGGCCGAAGGAGCGCACCTGATCGATCTTTGCACCGCCTACGTGGGCCGCGACGAGGCGCACGACATGATCGAATGCGTGTCCCGCATGACCCAGCAGGTGCGCGTTCCCCTGATGATCGACTCCACCGAACCCCGCGTGATCGAAGAGGCTCTGAAGCGGGCCGGCGGGCGATGCATCATCAACTCCATCAATCTGGAAGACGGGGAAGAACGGATGAAAGCCGTCTGCCCCCTGGCCAAAACCTACGGCGCGGCGCTCGTCGCTCTCACCATCGACGAGCAGGGCATGGCCAAGGACCGTGACCGCAAAGTGGCGATCGCCAAACGCATCCACGATCTGGCGGTGGGCCGGTTCGGCCTGCGGCCGGAAGATCTCCTGTTCGATACGCTCACCTTCACGCTGGGCTCCGGAGATGACGCCTTCCGCAAAGCCGGCCTTGAAACGATTGAAGCGATCCGCCGGATCAAAATAGAGCTGCCGGGCGTTCACACCGTCCTTGGGGTTTCCAATATTTCCTTCGGCCTGGCGCCCCGGGTTCGCCAGGTCCTGAACTCGGTCTTTCTGCACTACGCGATCGAGGCCGGACTGGACGGTGCGATTGTGAACGCGAAGAAGATCCTCCCCCTTTACAAAATTGACGCCACAGGCCGGGAGTTGGCGCGCCGGTTGATATTTGATGAGCGCAAATTTACGTCATCCCCCGCGGGTTCTGGCGGGGGATCTATGCCTGGATCCCCGACTACGACCTCGGGGATGACAGCTGGGGATAACCGCGTAATGGTCTTTGATCCACTCACCGCGCTGATGACGCATTACGCTCAAGCGGAGGAAGTTTCCGCGGACACCAAATCCAAAACACCCAGAACCCTCGAAGAACAACTCAAAGCGCGCATCATCGACGGCAACAAGCAGGGGATTGAGAAACTGCTCGAGGAGGCGCTGAAGAAATACAGCCCGCTCGACATTATCAACTCGATCCTTCTGGACGGGATGCGGGTGGTGGGCGAACTCTTTGGCAAGGGCCAGATGCAGCTTCCCTTCGTGCTCCAGTCGGCTGAAACGATGAAAGCGGCGGTGCGCACGCTCGAACCCTTTATGCCTAAATCCGATGCCGGGCGGCATAAAGGCAAGATGGTCCTGGCCACCGTCAAAGGCGACGTCCATGACATCGGCAAGAACCTAGTGGACATCATTTTGACCAACAACGGCTACAAGGTGGTGAACCTCGGCATCAAGATGCCGATCGACGACATTTTAAAGGCCGCGGAAAAGGAAAAAGCGGACGCGATCGGCATGTCCGGGCTTCTGGTCAAATCGACCGCCGTCATGAAGGAAAACCTGGAGGAAATGAATCGCCGGGGCGTCAAAACGCCGGTGATTCTGGGCGGCGCTGCGCTGACCCGGCGGTTTGTGGAAGAAGATCTGCGCCAGCTCTATGAAGGGTATGTTTTTTACGGTGAAGACGCTTTTGCCGGCTTGCGCGTCATGGACGAGCTGACGAATTCAGCCGTTGAAAAGAAACTCACGATTTATGAGACACGGGGCGGCTCCGGCCAGACCACGAAACCCGGCACGGATCCCGTACCGGCGCCGGCGGTTTTTGTCCCCCTGAAAAAACCCGCTGCCATTCCCAAACCACCTTTCTGGGGCAGTCGGGTAGCGCGCGGCATTTCTTTGAAAGATGTTTTTCCTTATATCAATGAAACCGCGCTGCTGAAGGTCCGCTGGGGTTTTTCCCGCGGCAAAACCGAACAAGCGGATTACACGAAGCTCATGGAAGAAACGGTTCAGCCGCTTTTCCAGAAATGGAAGGATGTCTGTCTCAAACAGCAGCTTCTAATTCCTCAGGTGGTTTATGGCTATTTCCCCTGCCAATCCGAAGAGGACAACCTGATTCTCTACCGCGAAGACCAGAAGACCGAATGGCTGCGCTTCAACTTTCCGCGCCAGAGAACCTCGCCGCAGCGAAGTATCAGCGATTTCTTTTTGCCAAAGGAATCAGGCCGGATGGATGTTTTGGGCTGCTTTATCGTGACCGTCGGCACCAAAGCCAGCGAAGAAGCGCATGCCCTCTTCAAGAAAAACTCCTACAGCGATTACCTGTATCTTCATGGCCTGAGCGTGGAGACCGCCGAGGCGCTGGCGGAGTACTGGCACCGCCGCATGCGTGAGGAGCTGCGGATCCAGAAGGAAGACGCGCCGGAGATCCGCGAATGGTTCCACCAGAAATACCAGGGGAGCCGCTATTCCTTCGGCTACCCCGCCTGCCCCAACCTGGCGGATCAGAAGAAGCTATTCGATCTGCTGCAGCCCGAACGCATTCAGGTCTCACTCAGCGAAGAAGATCAGCTCGTTCCCGAACAATCGACGTCCGCCATCGTTGTCCACCACCCCGAAGCCAAGTATTTCAGCGTTTAG
- a CDS encoding phosphoribosylglycinamide synthetase C domain-containing protein: MGNGNGNGNGNGNGNGNGKLPKNILILSLEACAGDLAYRLKQEGYSVKWYVQSKADRVLYDGFLDKVDEWEPHKDWADLIVIDDVGFGALADRLRKDGKAVVGGSTYTDRLELDRDFGAQEMKAAGLTIPDSWEFSSFDEAIVFVQKNPARYVVKPSGKAQHDKVLSFVGREEDGKDVVAILERYKKGWASKVRSLQIQKFLSGIEVAVGGFFNGQDFILPVCINFEHKRLFPGEIGPSTGEMGTSMFFAGPNRLYRETIEKMVPKLRDAGYVGYFDINCIATARGVYPLEMTPRFGYPTISIQMEGVTSPWGEFFYAIAQKKPYPLKTQKGFQVGVVIALPPWPFHDLDTFRAFSEDAVIIFTKPNMDGIHMGDVKLEEGDWKITGRDGYALVITGSGPTMEEARKQVYTRVKTIIIPNMFYRTDIGDRWVQDGDLLHTWGFLA, from the coding sequence ATGGGCAACGGCAACGGAAATGGCAACGGCAACGGGAATGGCAACGGCAACGGCAAGCTCCCGAAAAATATTCTAATCCTCTCGCTCGAGGCGTGCGCCGGTGACCTCGCCTACCGGCTCAAACAAGAAGGTTACTCCGTCAAATGGTATGTGCAGTCCAAGGCCGATCGTGTTCTGTACGACGGTTTCCTGGACAAGGTCGATGAGTGGGAACCGCATAAAGACTGGGCGGACCTGATCGTCATCGACGATGTGGGGTTTGGCGCGCTGGCGGACCGTCTGCGCAAAGATGGGAAAGCCGTCGTGGGCGGTTCCACGTATACCGACCGGCTGGAGCTGGACCGGGACTTCGGCGCGCAGGAAATGAAAGCCGCCGGCCTCACCATTCCCGACTCCTGGGAATTCTCTTCATTTGATGAGGCGATCGTCTTTGTCCAGAAAAATCCCGCCCGCTACGTGGTAAAGCCCTCCGGCAAAGCGCAGCACGACAAGGTGCTGTCTTTTGTGGGCCGCGAAGAAGACGGCAAGGATGTGGTCGCGATTCTGGAGCGCTACAAAAAAGGCTGGGCCAGCAAAGTCCGCTCCCTGCAGATCCAAAAATTTCTTTCCGGCATTGAGGTGGCGGTCGGCGGTTTCTTTAATGGTCAGGATTTTATTCTCCCGGTCTGCATCAACTTTGAGCACAAGCGGCTGTTCCCCGGTGAAATCGGGCCGTCCACGGGAGAAATGGGAACGTCCATGTTTTTTGCCGGGCCCAACCGGCTTTACCGTGAAACGATCGAGAAGATGGTCCCCAAGCTGCGAGACGCCGGCTATGTGGGCTACTTCGATATCAACTGCATCGCCACCGCGCGCGGCGTTTATCCACTGGAGATGACCCCGCGCTTCGGGTATCCGACGATCAGTATTCAGATGGAAGGGGTGACGAGCCCTTGGGGAGAATTTTTCTACGCGATCGCCCAGAAAAAACCATACCCGCTCAAGACGCAGAAAGGGTTTCAGGTAGGTGTTGTCATTGCGCTGCCGCCGTGGCCGTTTCATGACTTGGATACGTTCCGGGCGTTTTCGGAAGACGCCGTGATCATCTTTACCAAACCCAACATGGACGGCATTCATATGGGGGACGTGAAGCTGGAAGAAGGAGATTGGAAAATCACCGGGCGGGACGGCTACGCGCTCGTGATCACCGGCTCCGGCCCGACCATGGAAGAAGCCCGCAAGCAGGTTTACACCCGCGTCAAAACCATCATCATCCCGAACATGTTCTATCGCACCGACATCGGCGACCGCTGGGTCCAGGACGGCGACCTCCTGCATACCTGGGGCTTTCTCGCCTAA
- a CDS encoding protein-L-isoaspartate(D-aspartate) O-methyltransferase, whose amino-acid sequence MKTYNSFMEPDWPALRERMVQDQFAARGIQNPRVLEALAKIPRHLFVPEPARSHAYEDRALAIGFDQTISQPCMVGIMLQALQLIGDETVLEIGTGSGYQAALLGELARNVDTVEIIPELAAQAKQLLKRLEYANVRVHAQDGSGGLPALGPYDAIVVAASAPDVPPPLLDQLTDHGKLLLPIRRGAYDVLTLIQKQGIAFVRQDLNECTFVPLLGQYGQSL is encoded by the coding sequence GTGAAGACATACAATTCCTTTATGGAACCGGATTGGCCAGCGCTGCGCGAACGGATGGTTCAGGACCAATTCGCGGCCCGCGGAATTCAGAATCCGCGTGTTTTAGAAGCGCTGGCCAAAATCCCCCGCCACTTGTTTGTGCCTGAACCGGCCCGCTCCCACGCCTACGAAGACCGGGCGCTGGCCATCGGTTTTGATCAGACCATTTCCCAACCCTGTATGGTCGGTATCATGCTGCAGGCGCTGCAGCTCATCGGGGATGAAACCGTTCTGGAAATCGGGACCGGAAGCGGTTACCAGGCGGCGCTGCTCGGGGAACTCGCCCGTAACGTGGACACGGTGGAAATCATCCCGGAGCTGGCGGCGCAGGCGAAACAGCTTTTGAAAAGGCTGGAGTACGCGAACGTTCGCGTTCATGCCCAGGACGGCTCCGGAGGGTTGCCGGCCCTGGGGCCGTATGACGCAATTGTCGTGGCCGCGAGCGCGCCCGACGTTCCTCCGCCGCTTTTGGATCAACTGACGGATCACGGGAAACTGCTTCTGCCGATTCGCCGCGGCGCGTATGACGTGCTGACCCTCATCCAAAAACAGGGGATCGCCTTCGTCAGGCAGGATCTGAACGAATGCACGTTTGTCCCCCTGCTGGGGCAATACGGCCAGAGCCTCTGA